A section of the Nerophis ophidion isolate RoL-2023_Sa linkage group LG16, RoL_Noph_v1.0, whole genome shotgun sequence genome encodes:
- the ssuh2.1 gene encoding protein SSUH2 homolog isoform X1, protein MDGLEALVSDAGIDAFDPNIPEEGPSAPPPGWLDDIMGYQGHKGDDDNPMYPPPPAYTPQPQVDRNTVVPDVRVPSVSEDVARDALLKFVQSKWNYSSKPARNLTFKELRPVTVYRYRLETYTETRTSKWDFESYKGQPVDGPQFGMSPPPWDIPVTLPPRFTDLVEMIRVPHSSFVKLCHKCSGCGRTRCVSCHGRGMKRCTFCHGHGRSHNKRCTSCHGRGRRRCISCHGHGSKTCVVCHGSQNLLHFIQLTVTWKNNVEDYIPDRQPDFPDKKFEEVTGDAFFVDESLLVYPIQGFPDQEICDASHKLINEHLNRFNTTCRILQQRQTVELVPLTHAFYSYSGKDFSFFVYGVENKVFTSKYPSACTIL, encoded by the exons atggatggactggagGCTTTGGTTTCAGATGCTGGAATAG ACGCCTTTGACCCTAACATTCCAGAGGAGGGACCTTCAGCGCCCCCTCCTGGATGGTTGGATGACATCATGGGATACCAGGGTCACAAAGGAG ATGACGACAACCCCATGTACCCTCCCCCTCCGGCCTACACCCCCCAGCCCCAAGTGGATAGGAACACTGTGGTGCCTGACGTTAG GGTTCCCTCAGTGTCGGAAGATGTGGCCAGAGATGCCCTCCTTAAATTTGTCCAGTCCAAGTGGAATTACAGCTCCAAGCCAGCCCGCAACCTGACCTTCAAAGAACTCCGACCTGTCACCGTCTACCGG TACAGACTGGAGACTTACACCGAGACCAGAACCAGCAAATGGGACTTTGAATCCTACAAGG GACAGCCTGTGGATGGTCCTCAGTTTGGAATGAGTCCTCCTCCGTGGGACATTCCTGTGACGTTACCCCCAAGATTCACTGACTTGGTGGAGATGATCCGAGTTCCACACTCATCCTTCGTCAAG TTGTGTCACAAGTGCAGCGGCTGTGGAAGGACTCGGTGTGTGTCGTGTCACGGCAGAGGCATG AAACGTTGCACATTCTGCCACGGTCACGGGCGTTCTCACAACAAGCGCTGCACTTCCTGTCACGGCCGTGGACGCAGAAG GTGTATTTCCTGTCACGGTCACGGCTCTAAGACGTGCGTTGTGTGTCATGGCAGTCAGAACCTCCTTCATTTCATCCAGCTTACAGTGACTTG GAAGAACAATGTTGAGGATTACATTCCTGATCGCCAGCCTGATTTCCCGGATAAGAAGTTTGAGGAGGTGACAGGTGACGCCTTCTTTGTGGATGAGAGTTtactg GTGTATCCCATTCAAGGGTTTCCCGACCAGGAGATCTGTGACGCCTCCCACAAGCTGATAAACGAACACCTGAATCGCTTCAACACTACCTGTCGTATCCTACAGCAA CGGCAGACGGTGGAGCTGGTGCCGCTAACGCACGCCTTCTACTCATACAGTGGCAAAGACTTCAGCTTCTTCGTGTATGGAGTGGAGAACAAAGTGTTCACTTCCAAGTATCCGTCTGCATGCACCATTTTGTAG
- the ssuh2.1 gene encoding protein SSUH2 homolog isoform X2, giving the protein MDDQHEDKDAFDPNIPEEGPSAPPPGWLDDIMGYQGHKGDDDNPMYPPPPAYTPQPQVDRNTVVPDVRVPSVSEDVARDALLKFVQSKWNYSSKPARNLTFKELRPVTVYRYRLETYTETRTSKWDFESYKGQPVDGPQFGMSPPPWDIPVTLPPRFTDLVEMIRVPHSSFVKLCHKCSGCGRTRCVSCHGRGMKRCTFCHGHGRSHNKRCTSCHGRGRRRCISCHGHGSKTCVVCHGSQNLLHFIQLTVTWKNNVEDYIPDRQPDFPDKKFEEVTGDAFFVDESLLVYPIQGFPDQEICDASHKLINEHLNRFNTTCRILQQRQTVELVPLTHAFYSYSGKDFSFFVYGVENKVFTSKYPSACTIL; this is encoded by the exons ACGCCTTTGACCCTAACATTCCAGAGGAGGGACCTTCAGCGCCCCCTCCTGGATGGTTGGATGACATCATGGGATACCAGGGTCACAAAGGAG ATGACGACAACCCCATGTACCCTCCCCCTCCGGCCTACACCCCCCAGCCCCAAGTGGATAGGAACACTGTGGTGCCTGACGTTAG GGTTCCCTCAGTGTCGGAAGATGTGGCCAGAGATGCCCTCCTTAAATTTGTCCAGTCCAAGTGGAATTACAGCTCCAAGCCAGCCCGCAACCTGACCTTCAAAGAACTCCGACCTGTCACCGTCTACCGG TACAGACTGGAGACTTACACCGAGACCAGAACCAGCAAATGGGACTTTGAATCCTACAAGG GACAGCCTGTGGATGGTCCTCAGTTTGGAATGAGTCCTCCTCCGTGGGACATTCCTGTGACGTTACCCCCAAGATTCACTGACTTGGTGGAGATGATCCGAGTTCCACACTCATCCTTCGTCAAG TTGTGTCACAAGTGCAGCGGCTGTGGAAGGACTCGGTGTGTGTCGTGTCACGGCAGAGGCATG AAACGTTGCACATTCTGCCACGGTCACGGGCGTTCTCACAACAAGCGCTGCACTTCCTGTCACGGCCGTGGACGCAGAAG GTGTATTTCCTGTCACGGTCACGGCTCTAAGACGTGCGTTGTGTGTCATGGCAGTCAGAACCTCCTTCATTTCATCCAGCTTACAGTGACTTG GAAGAACAATGTTGAGGATTACATTCCTGATCGCCAGCCTGATTTCCCGGATAAGAAGTTTGAGGAGGTGACAGGTGACGCCTTCTTTGTGGATGAGAGTTtactg GTGTATCCCATTCAAGGGTTTCCCGACCAGGAGATCTGTGACGCCTCCCACAAGCTGATAAACGAACACCTGAATCGCTTCAACACTACCTGTCGTATCCTACAGCAA CGGCAGACGGTGGAGCTGGTGCCGCTAACGCACGCCTTCTACTCATACAGTGGCAAAGACTTCAGCTTCTTCGTGTATGGAGTGGAGAACAAAGTGTTCACTTCCAAGTATCCGTCTGCATGCACCATTTTGTAG